Proteins from a genomic interval of Thunnus maccoyii chromosome 1, fThuMac1.1, whole genome shotgun sequence:
- the lingo1b gene encoding leucine-rich repeat and immunoglobulin-like domain-containing nogo receptor-interacting protein 1-B — MVSGEAGGHSYLVACWQPILILMLGTVLSGSTTGCPSRCDCNAQERSVVCHRRRLAALPEGIPTETRLLDLSKNRLKTLGPEEFINYPQLEELQLNENIISSIEPGAFSNLLNLRTLGLRNNQLKLIQLGVFTGLTNLTQLDISENKIVILLDYMFQELYNLRALEVGDNDLVFISPRSFHGLSNLESLNIEGCNLASVPTDALSHLHNLLSLRLRYLNVTVIRDYSFKRLYRLRVLEISHMPALDTMTQKCLFGLNLTSLSITNCNLTVIPYQAISHLRYLRFLNLSFNPIHTVEGNQLYNLQKLQAFHLAGGRLAAIEPYSFRGLNHLRVLNVSSNSLSTLEESVFHSVGNLETLALYDNPLACDCRLLWVFRRRWRLNFNRQQPICASPEVVKGKEFKDFPDILPFDYFTCQKSKIVNNKVQESHVDEGTTVHFACQAEGDPVPVIMWLSPKKEYITTKTVGSRLSVSNEGTLEVRYAQIQDNGTYLCIASNAAGNDTKAAHLFVHSYSPNWPHQPNKTFAFISNQPSDEGANVTRATVPFPFDVKTLIIATTMGFISFLGVVLFCLVILFLWSRGKDNTKSSIEVEYVPRKEETEEASPNEAPIQFNMKIM, encoded by the coding sequence ATGGTGTCTGGGGAGGCAGGAGGGCACAGCTACTTGGTGGCGTGCTGGCAGCCCATCCTGATCCTGATGCTGGGCACTGTCCTTTCTGGCTCGACCACCGGTTGCCCCTCCCGATGTGACTGCAACGCTCAAGAGCGCTCGGTCGTGTGCCATCGACGGAGACTGGCTGCTCTTCCTGAGGGCATTCCCACTGAAACGAGGCTTCTGGACCTCAGCAAGAACCGTCTGAAAACATTGGGGCCTGAGGAGTTCATTAATTACCCTCAGCTGGAAGAGCTTCAACTTAACGAAAACATAATTTCATCCATTGAGCCTGGGGCTTTTAGCAACCTTTTGAACCTACGAACTCTGGGTTTGCGCAACAACCAGCTGAAGCTCATTCAGCTGGGGGTGTTCACAGGCCTGACCAACCTCACCCAGCTGGATATTAGTGAGAACAAAATTGTCATTCTGCTCGACTACATGTTCCAGGAGCTATACAACCTGAGGGCTCTGGAGGTTGGTGACAATGACCTAGTATTCATCTCACCACGATCGTTTCATGGCCTCAGCAACCTTGAAAGCCTCAACATTGAGGGATGCAATCTGGCCTCAGTGCCCACTGATGCCCTTAGCCATCTGCATAACCTATTGTCACTTCGATTACGCTACCTGAACGTCACTGTCATAAGGGATTATTCCTTTAAGAGGCTGTATAGGCTCAGAGTGCTGGAGATTTCTCATATGCCTGCCCTGGATACCATGACCCAAAAATGCTTGTTTGGACTCAACCTCACATCACTGTCTATCACAAACTGTAATCTTACCGTCATCCCCTACCAAGCCATCAGTCACCTAAGATATCTTCGCTTTCTGAATCTGTCTTTCAATCCTATTCATACTGTGGAAGGAAACCAACTGTACAATCTGCAGAAGCTCCAGGCTTTTCATTTGGCTGGTGGGAGATTAGCTGCCATTGAGCCCTACTCTTTCCGAGGACTCAATCATCTCCGTGTTCTCAATGTATCCAGCAATAGCCTGAGCACCCTGGAGGAGTCTGTTTTCCACTCAGTGGGAAATCTGGAGACCCTGGCTTTGTATGATAACCCTTTGGCCTGTGACTGTCGCTTACTCTGGGTCTTCCGTCGGCGGTGGAGACTTAACTTTAACAGACAGCAGCCTATATGTGCTTCACCTGAAGTTGTGAAAGGAAAGGAGTTCAAGGACTTCCCAGACATCCTCCCTTTTGACTATTTCACCTGCCAGAAATCAAAGATTGTGAATAACAAGGTTCAAGAAAGCCATGTGGATGAAGGGACTACGGTCCATTTCGCTTGTCAAGCTGAGGGTGATCCAGTCCCAGTGATAATGTGGCTTTCTCCTAAGAAGGAATACATTACTACCAAAACTGTGGGGTCAAGACTTTCTGTGTCTAATGAGGGCACATTGGAGGTGCGTTACGCCCAAATCCAGGACAACGGCACGTATTTGTGCATTGCAAGCAATGCAGCAGGCAATGACACCAAAGCCGCTCACCTTTTTGTGCATAGCTATTCTCCCAATTGGCCCCATCagccaaacaaaacatttgccTTCATTTCCAACCAGCCCAGTGATGAAGGTGCTAATGTGACCCGGGCGACAGTTCCATTTCCATTTGATGTAAAGACACTTATTATTGCAACCACCATGGGATTTATCTCTTTCCTCGGAGTTGTCCTCTTCTGTCTTGTAATTCTGTTCCTCTGGAGTAGAGGGAAAGACAATACGAAGTCAAGTATAGAGGTTGAATATGTTCCACGTAAAGAGGAAACTGAGGAGGCCAGTCCAAATGAGGCACCCATACAATTCAACATGAAAATCATGTGA